In one window of Synchiropus splendidus isolate RoL2022-P1 chromosome 15, RoL_Sspl_1.0, whole genome shotgun sequence DNA:
- the notchl gene encoding neurogenic locus notch homolog protein 1 isoform X2, producing the protein MSTKSGGKSWSRNVPTVVAVEVEPPKTGSRSGSPSTLSLFTSVAVASAGDPWGQCPAVRKCKDKFRDGSCDMECLDPVCLRDGFDCHKDLGYCNPGHIPYCRNHYSNSHCDQGCDSAACGWDGSDCFTQQSSVWAQGTLVLHANIPKHDGVFNSSLLWALSVLLQTPLKLRGSSSLAASKKLFDFDAQQLANLLTQSSPVDSNGSLLFLQVDNRPCSRVPSTCFPYATEAASFLRAMMSKPAVFTTLPELKAVINIRGVREEIGSREEELDVKEVEEATPVWLWAVVAIAVGLLLGLGALALLVVRRVRQRQQERGSGERVRHRSTITDAEGKTKSWPSHAAPQEQRARSCREKEKLSLRKKKKAKETEKKRRREPLGEDAIRMRPLKREQDIGSDTDFTQSSMEDINARCSRRQDDATICDHRGQEQKQYRSGGSQSRRPVPAPSRGWERNAMPPPLLSPPQQSAEWCGPDGSVVLIRAVRSGLDRVVLELLRAGVQVNNTDHTGRSALHWSASVNHLSLTRTLIRYGAAVDLQDNKGETPLFLAALYGCYDTTRLLLLHGANLELHDRRGRRPTDVAREGMHHQVLELLLAHQIQRGPVPVETTNDMLWEERTLMYSPWVGTQGLPGRSASFSGIVGCRDMTPPPQSDWSVGRVQQYPSPQNWRPQINQSATALVPPRIMGRSPRPISTLQEVTSEDEDRDRHQDASRAGTPHFLCPQPAPRQRSFSCTQHALQRRASAHQPEPNYVIVTDRSGSEPVERIVVPPPTETAIHLDHQPVGGDTPSRAEPTLINASSLEPKSRGERLNNTSESPQTAL; encoded by the exons ATGAGCACTAAATCTGGTGGAAAGTCGTGGAGTAGAAATGTACCTACTGTAGTAGCAGTTGAAGTAGAGCCACCAAAAACAGGATCTAGGAGTGGATCACCCTCGACACTTTCTCTGTTCACATCAGTCGCAGTGGCGTCTGCTGGAGATCCGTGGGGTCAGTGTCCCGCTGTCAGAAAGTGCAAGGATAAATTCAGGGACGGATCATGCGACATGGAGTGTTTAGACCCGGTTTGTCTCCGGGACGGATTCGACTGCCACAAGGACCTGGGCTACTGCAA TCCTGGCCACATCCCGTACTGCCGCAACCACTACTCCAATTCCCACTGCGACCAGGGCTGCGACAGCGCCGCCTGTGGTTGGGACGGCAGCGACTGCTTCACGCAGCAGAGCTCTGTGTGGGCCCAGGGGACACTGGTCCTGCACGCCAACATCCCCAAACATGACGGCGTCTTCAACAGCTCCCTGCTGTGGGCGCTCAGTGTTCTTCTCCAGACGCCGCTGAAGCTCAGGGGATCCTCCTCCCTGGCTGCCAGCAAAAAGCTGTTTGACTTTGACGCGCAGCAGCTTGCAAACCTGCTGACTCAGTCGTCACCTGTGGACTCCAATGG ctccctcctcttcctccaggtgGACAACCGTCCCTGCTCACGTGTGCCCTCCACCTGCTTCCCCTACGCCACCGAGGCAGCCAGTTTCCTTCGTGCCATGATGTCAAAGCCTGCTGTGTTCACCACGCTCCCAGAGTTGAAGGCCGTCATCAATATCAGAGGGGTCCGGGAGGAGATAggaagcagagaggaggagctcGACGTGAAGGAAGTGGAAG AGGCGACACCGGTGTGGCTGTGGGCCGTGGTGGCCATCGCGGTGGGTCTGCTACTGGGCCTGGGCGCGCTGGCCCTCCTGGTGGTGAGGCGGGTGAGACAGCGCCAGCAAGAGAGGGGCAGCGGCGAGCGGGTCAGGCACAGGTCAACTATCACTGACGCAGAGGGCAAGACCAAAAGCTGGCCTTCACACGCAGCACCGCAGGAACAAAGAGCGCGATCCTGCCGGGAGAAGGAGAAGCTCAgcttgaggaagaagaagaaagcaaaGGAAACGGAGAAGAAGAGACGGAGGGAGCCGCTGGGTGAGGACGCCATCAGGATGAG GCCTCTCAAACGGGAGCAGGACATTGGCAGCGACACAGATTTCACCCAGAGCTCCATGGAGGACATCAACGCACGCTGCAGCAGACGACAGGATGACGCTACCATCTGTGACCACCGGgggcaggagcagaagcagtACCGCAGCGGCGGCTCTCAGTCCCGCAGGCCAGTACCAG CTCCCTCTAGAGGATGGGAGAGGAACGCCATGCCACCGCCTCTGCTCAGTCCACCTCAACAG TCTGCAGAGTGGTGTGGGCCAGACGGGTCCGTGGTTCTGATCAGGGCAGTGCGGAGCGGGCTGGACCGAGTGGttctggagctgctgagagCTGGAGTCCAGGTTAACAACACAGATCATACTG GGAGGTCAGCTTTGCACTGGTCCGCCTCCGTCAATCACCTCTCTCTGACGAGGACCCTGATTCGCTACGGGGCTGCGGTGGACCTGCAGGACAACAAG ggggagacaCCACTTTTTCTTGCCGCGCTCTATGGTTGCTACGACACCACCagactcctcctccttcacggCGCCAACCTGGAACTACATGACCGCAGAGGTCGGCGGCCAACAGATGTGGCCCGCGAGGGCATGCACCACCAGGTCCTGGAGCTTCTGTTGGCCCACCAAATCCAAAGAGGGCCCGTTCCAGTGGAGACCACCAACGACATGCTGTGGGAGGAGAGAACCCTGATGTACTCGCCCTGGGTCGGCACCCAAGGGCTGCCAGGCAGGAGCGCCTCCTTCTCTGGGATAGTGGGGTGTCGGGACATGACGCCTCCACCTCAGAG CGACTGGTCGGTGGGCAGAGTGCAGCAGTACCCCTCCCCTCAAAACTGGAGACCACAAATCAACCAATCGGCAACAGCGCTGGTCCCTCCCAGGATCATGGGTCGCTCCCCTCGGCCAATCAGCACGTTACAGGAGGTCACCTCCGAAGACGAGGATCGGGATCGTCACCAGGATGCATCAAGAGCCGGGACACCGCACTTCCTGTGCCCCCAGCCCGCCCCTCGCCAGCGCTCCTTCTCCTGCACCCAGCATGCTTTGCAGCGCCGCGCTAGTGCCCACCAGCCAGAGCCCAACTACGTCATCGTGACGGACAGATCGGGCAGCGAACCCGTGGAGAGGATTGTGGTTCCGCCTCCAACAGAAACCGCCATCCATTTGGATCACCAACCAGTAGGAGGCGACACACCAAGTAGAGCAGAACCAACCCTCATAAATGCTTCCAGCTTAGAGCCAAAATCCAGGGGTGAAAGGTTAAACAACACAAGCGAGTCCCCACAAACCGCTCTGTAG
- the notchl gene encoding neurogenic locus notch homolog protein 1 isoform X1, producing the protein MSTKSGGKSWSRNVPTVVAVEVEPPKTGSRSGSPSTLSLFTSVAVASAGDPWGQCPAVRKCKDKFRDGSCDMECLDPVCLRDGFDCHKDLGYCNPGHIPYCRNHYSNSHCDQGCDSAACGWDGSDCFTQQSSVWAQGTLVLHANIPKHDGVFNSSLLWALSVLLQTPLKLRGSSSLAASKKLFDFDAQQLANLLTQSSPVDSNGSLLFLQVDNRPCSRVPSTCFPYATEAASFLRAMMSKPAVFTTLPELKAVINIRGVREEIGSREEELDVKEVEAEATPVWLWAVVAIAVGLLLGLGALALLVVRRVRQRQQERGSGERVRHRSTITDAEGKTKSWPSHAAPQEQRARSCREKEKLSLRKKKKAKETEKKRRREPLGEDAIRMRPLKREQDIGSDTDFTQSSMEDINARCSRRQDDATICDHRGQEQKQYRSGGSQSRRPVPAPSRGWERNAMPPPLLSPPQQSAEWCGPDGSVVLIRAVRSGLDRVVLELLRAGVQVNNTDHTGRSALHWSASVNHLSLTRTLIRYGAAVDLQDNKGETPLFLAALYGCYDTTRLLLLHGANLELHDRRGRRPTDVAREGMHHQVLELLLAHQIQRGPVPVETTNDMLWEERTLMYSPWVGTQGLPGRSASFSGIVGCRDMTPPPQSDWSVGRVQQYPSPQNWRPQINQSATALVPPRIMGRSPRPISTLQEVTSEDEDRDRHQDASRAGTPHFLCPQPAPRQRSFSCTQHALQRRASAHQPEPNYVIVTDRSGSEPVERIVVPPPTETAIHLDHQPVGGDTPSRAEPTLINASSLEPKSRGERLNNTSESPQTAL; encoded by the exons ATGAGCACTAAATCTGGTGGAAAGTCGTGGAGTAGAAATGTACCTACTGTAGTAGCAGTTGAAGTAGAGCCACCAAAAACAGGATCTAGGAGTGGATCACCCTCGACACTTTCTCTGTTCACATCAGTCGCAGTGGCGTCTGCTGGAGATCCGTGGGGTCAGTGTCCCGCTGTCAGAAAGTGCAAGGATAAATTCAGGGACGGATCATGCGACATGGAGTGTTTAGACCCGGTTTGTCTCCGGGACGGATTCGACTGCCACAAGGACCTGGGCTACTGCAA TCCTGGCCACATCCCGTACTGCCGCAACCACTACTCCAATTCCCACTGCGACCAGGGCTGCGACAGCGCCGCCTGTGGTTGGGACGGCAGCGACTGCTTCACGCAGCAGAGCTCTGTGTGGGCCCAGGGGACACTGGTCCTGCACGCCAACATCCCCAAACATGACGGCGTCTTCAACAGCTCCCTGCTGTGGGCGCTCAGTGTTCTTCTCCAGACGCCGCTGAAGCTCAGGGGATCCTCCTCCCTGGCTGCCAGCAAAAAGCTGTTTGACTTTGACGCGCAGCAGCTTGCAAACCTGCTGACTCAGTCGTCACCTGTGGACTCCAATGG ctccctcctcttcctccaggtgGACAACCGTCCCTGCTCACGTGTGCCCTCCACCTGCTTCCCCTACGCCACCGAGGCAGCCAGTTTCCTTCGTGCCATGATGTCAAAGCCTGCTGTGTTCACCACGCTCCCAGAGTTGAAGGCCGTCATCAATATCAGAGGGGTCCGGGAGGAGATAggaagcagagaggaggagctcGACGTGAAGGAAGTGGAAG CAGAGGCGACACCGGTGTGGCTGTGGGCCGTGGTGGCCATCGCGGTGGGTCTGCTACTGGGCCTGGGCGCGCTGGCCCTCCTGGTGGTGAGGCGGGTGAGACAGCGCCAGCAAGAGAGGGGCAGCGGCGAGCGGGTCAGGCACAGGTCAACTATCACTGACGCAGAGGGCAAGACCAAAAGCTGGCCTTCACACGCAGCACCGCAGGAACAAAGAGCGCGATCCTGCCGGGAGAAGGAGAAGCTCAgcttgaggaagaagaagaaagcaaaGGAAACGGAGAAGAAGAGACGGAGGGAGCCGCTGGGTGAGGACGCCATCAGGATGAG GCCTCTCAAACGGGAGCAGGACATTGGCAGCGACACAGATTTCACCCAGAGCTCCATGGAGGACATCAACGCACGCTGCAGCAGACGACAGGATGACGCTACCATCTGTGACCACCGGgggcaggagcagaagcagtACCGCAGCGGCGGCTCTCAGTCCCGCAGGCCAGTACCAG CTCCCTCTAGAGGATGGGAGAGGAACGCCATGCCACCGCCTCTGCTCAGTCCACCTCAACAG TCTGCAGAGTGGTGTGGGCCAGACGGGTCCGTGGTTCTGATCAGGGCAGTGCGGAGCGGGCTGGACCGAGTGGttctggagctgctgagagCTGGAGTCCAGGTTAACAACACAGATCATACTG GGAGGTCAGCTTTGCACTGGTCCGCCTCCGTCAATCACCTCTCTCTGACGAGGACCCTGATTCGCTACGGGGCTGCGGTGGACCTGCAGGACAACAAG ggggagacaCCACTTTTTCTTGCCGCGCTCTATGGTTGCTACGACACCACCagactcctcctccttcacggCGCCAACCTGGAACTACATGACCGCAGAGGTCGGCGGCCAACAGATGTGGCCCGCGAGGGCATGCACCACCAGGTCCTGGAGCTTCTGTTGGCCCACCAAATCCAAAGAGGGCCCGTTCCAGTGGAGACCACCAACGACATGCTGTGGGAGGAGAGAACCCTGATGTACTCGCCCTGGGTCGGCACCCAAGGGCTGCCAGGCAGGAGCGCCTCCTTCTCTGGGATAGTGGGGTGTCGGGACATGACGCCTCCACCTCAGAG CGACTGGTCGGTGGGCAGAGTGCAGCAGTACCCCTCCCCTCAAAACTGGAGACCACAAATCAACCAATCGGCAACAGCGCTGGTCCCTCCCAGGATCATGGGTCGCTCCCCTCGGCCAATCAGCACGTTACAGGAGGTCACCTCCGAAGACGAGGATCGGGATCGTCACCAGGATGCATCAAGAGCCGGGACACCGCACTTCCTGTGCCCCCAGCCCGCCCCTCGCCAGCGCTCCTTCTCCTGCACCCAGCATGCTTTGCAGCGCCGCGCTAGTGCCCACCAGCCAGAGCCCAACTACGTCATCGTGACGGACAGATCGGGCAGCGAACCCGTGGAGAGGATTGTGGTTCCGCCTCCAACAGAAACCGCCATCCATTTGGATCACCAACCAGTAGGAGGCGACACACCAAGTAGAGCAGAACCAACCCTCATAAATGCTTCCAGCTTAGAGCCAAAATCCAGGGGTGAAAGGTTAAACAACACAAGCGAGTCCCCACAAACCGCTCTGTAG
- the notchl gene encoding neurogenic locus notch homolog protein 1 isoform X3, which translates to MMSGLQVLFLVGLSWTCEVAVASAGDPWGQCPAVRKCKDKFRDGSCDMECLDPVCLRDGFDCHKDLGYCNPGHIPYCRNHYSNSHCDQGCDSAACGWDGSDCFTQQSSVWAQGTLVLHANIPKHDGVFNSSLLWALSVLLQTPLKLRGSSSLAASKKLFDFDAQQLANLLTQSSPVDSNGSLLFLQVDNRPCSRVPSTCFPYATEAASFLRAMMSKPAVFTTLPELKAVINIRGVREEIGSREEELDVKEVEAEATPVWLWAVVAIAVGLLLGLGALALLVVRRVRQRQQERGSGERVRHRSTITDAEGKTKSWPSHAAPQEQRARSCREKEKLSLRKKKKAKETEKKRRREPLGEDAIRMRPLKREQDIGSDTDFTQSSMEDINARCSRRQDDATICDHRGQEQKQYRSGGSQSRRPVPAPSRGWERNAMPPPLLSPPQQSAEWCGPDGSVVLIRAVRSGLDRVVLELLRAGVQVNNTDHTGRSALHWSASVNHLSLTRTLIRYGAAVDLQDNKGETPLFLAALYGCYDTTRLLLLHGANLELHDRRGRRPTDVAREGMHHQVLELLLAHQIQRGPVPVETTNDMLWEERTLMYSPWVGTQGLPGRSASFSGIVGCRDMTPPPQSDWSVGRVQQYPSPQNWRPQINQSATALVPPRIMGRSPRPISTLQEVTSEDEDRDRHQDASRAGTPHFLCPQPAPRQRSFSCTQHALQRRASAHQPEPNYVIVTDRSGSEPVERIVVPPPTETAIHLDHQPVGGDTPSRAEPTLINASSLEPKSRGERLNNTSESPQTAL; encoded by the exons ATGATGTCTGGCCTGCAGGTGCTGTTTCTTGTGGGACTCAGTTGGACTTGTGAAG TCGCAGTGGCGTCTGCTGGAGATCCGTGGGGTCAGTGTCCCGCTGTCAGAAAGTGCAAGGATAAATTCAGGGACGGATCATGCGACATGGAGTGTTTAGACCCGGTTTGTCTCCGGGACGGATTCGACTGCCACAAGGACCTGGGCTACTGCAA TCCTGGCCACATCCCGTACTGCCGCAACCACTACTCCAATTCCCACTGCGACCAGGGCTGCGACAGCGCCGCCTGTGGTTGGGACGGCAGCGACTGCTTCACGCAGCAGAGCTCTGTGTGGGCCCAGGGGACACTGGTCCTGCACGCCAACATCCCCAAACATGACGGCGTCTTCAACAGCTCCCTGCTGTGGGCGCTCAGTGTTCTTCTCCAGACGCCGCTGAAGCTCAGGGGATCCTCCTCCCTGGCTGCCAGCAAAAAGCTGTTTGACTTTGACGCGCAGCAGCTTGCAAACCTGCTGACTCAGTCGTCACCTGTGGACTCCAATGG ctccctcctcttcctccaggtgGACAACCGTCCCTGCTCACGTGTGCCCTCCACCTGCTTCCCCTACGCCACCGAGGCAGCCAGTTTCCTTCGTGCCATGATGTCAAAGCCTGCTGTGTTCACCACGCTCCCAGAGTTGAAGGCCGTCATCAATATCAGAGGGGTCCGGGAGGAGATAggaagcagagaggaggagctcGACGTGAAGGAAGTGGAAG CAGAGGCGACACCGGTGTGGCTGTGGGCCGTGGTGGCCATCGCGGTGGGTCTGCTACTGGGCCTGGGCGCGCTGGCCCTCCTGGTGGTGAGGCGGGTGAGACAGCGCCAGCAAGAGAGGGGCAGCGGCGAGCGGGTCAGGCACAGGTCAACTATCACTGACGCAGAGGGCAAGACCAAAAGCTGGCCTTCACACGCAGCACCGCAGGAACAAAGAGCGCGATCCTGCCGGGAGAAGGAGAAGCTCAgcttgaggaagaagaagaaagcaaaGGAAACGGAGAAGAAGAGACGGAGGGAGCCGCTGGGTGAGGACGCCATCAGGATGAG GCCTCTCAAACGGGAGCAGGACATTGGCAGCGACACAGATTTCACCCAGAGCTCCATGGAGGACATCAACGCACGCTGCAGCAGACGACAGGATGACGCTACCATCTGTGACCACCGGgggcaggagcagaagcagtACCGCAGCGGCGGCTCTCAGTCCCGCAGGCCAGTACCAG CTCCCTCTAGAGGATGGGAGAGGAACGCCATGCCACCGCCTCTGCTCAGTCCACCTCAACAG TCTGCAGAGTGGTGTGGGCCAGACGGGTCCGTGGTTCTGATCAGGGCAGTGCGGAGCGGGCTGGACCGAGTGGttctggagctgctgagagCTGGAGTCCAGGTTAACAACACAGATCATACTG GGAGGTCAGCTTTGCACTGGTCCGCCTCCGTCAATCACCTCTCTCTGACGAGGACCCTGATTCGCTACGGGGCTGCGGTGGACCTGCAGGACAACAAG ggggagacaCCACTTTTTCTTGCCGCGCTCTATGGTTGCTACGACACCACCagactcctcctccttcacggCGCCAACCTGGAACTACATGACCGCAGAGGTCGGCGGCCAACAGATGTGGCCCGCGAGGGCATGCACCACCAGGTCCTGGAGCTTCTGTTGGCCCACCAAATCCAAAGAGGGCCCGTTCCAGTGGAGACCACCAACGACATGCTGTGGGAGGAGAGAACCCTGATGTACTCGCCCTGGGTCGGCACCCAAGGGCTGCCAGGCAGGAGCGCCTCCTTCTCTGGGATAGTGGGGTGTCGGGACATGACGCCTCCACCTCAGAG CGACTGGTCGGTGGGCAGAGTGCAGCAGTACCCCTCCCCTCAAAACTGGAGACCACAAATCAACCAATCGGCAACAGCGCTGGTCCCTCCCAGGATCATGGGTCGCTCCCCTCGGCCAATCAGCACGTTACAGGAGGTCACCTCCGAAGACGAGGATCGGGATCGTCACCAGGATGCATCAAGAGCCGGGACACCGCACTTCCTGTGCCCCCAGCCCGCCCCTCGCCAGCGCTCCTTCTCCTGCACCCAGCATGCTTTGCAGCGCCGCGCTAGTGCCCACCAGCCAGAGCCCAACTACGTCATCGTGACGGACAGATCGGGCAGCGAACCCGTGGAGAGGATTGTGGTTCCGCCTCCAACAGAAACCGCCATCCATTTGGATCACCAACCAGTAGGAGGCGACACACCAAGTAGAGCAGAACCAACCCTCATAAATGCTTCCAGCTTAGAGCCAAAATCCAGGGGTGAAAGGTTAAACAACACAAGCGAGTCCCCACAAACCGCTCTGTAG